One Owenweeksia hongkongensis DSM 17368 genomic region harbors:
- the pheT gene encoding phenylalanine--tRNA ligase subunit beta produces the protein MKISYNWLKEYININLEPAAVAEILTDTGLEVEGVDEIETIKGGLKGVVIGEVLTCEQHPNADRLRKTTVNVGGETPLEIVCGAPNVAAGQKVVVATVGTIIYTEEGDFTIKKSKIRGEVSEGMICAEDELGMGQSHDGIMVLPAEAKVGTPAAEYFKIESDFVFEIGLTPNRTDAMCHFGVARDLRAALIRQGKEGVESALPTVSSFSVSAKDLPFTIKVEDTDACPRYAGVSLKNIKVGPSPDWLQNRLRAIGIGPINNVVDITNYVLHETGHPLHAFDAKEIAGNTIVVKHLPAGSKFTTLDDKERELDANDLMICDTEKPVAIAGVMGGLHSGVSEKTTEVFIEAAYFNSVSVRKTAKRHALNTDASFRYERGVDPEMTIYALKRAAIMMRDICGGEISMDIKDEYPTEIEHTEIEVNLDRINTLIGQEIEPHMVRKILNALDIQIKSDNGNDTLLLSVPPYRADVTREADIVEEILRIYGFNAIDIGHKMHISVAQTDQKSEARYREKVSSALSARGFNEIMNNSLTKSSYYAGNGFKEEESVAMLNPLSQDLGVMRQTLIFGALETVSRNANRQRPNLSLYEFGKVYQNIDGKYSEQQRLAITKTGNQQAEVWKAPAGKTDFYYLKAEVEFILTSLGFSNWSEQEVENPMYDFALGIFINKQEVITLGKVNSAVAKKAEVKQDVFVADFNWEYLAKKAKKNTIMFQELPKYPEVRRDLALLLDKGVNYTDLKQTAERSEKKILRKVNLFDVYEGKNLPEGKKSYAMSFVMRDDEKTLNDKQVDKVMEKILGSFKHQYGAELR, from the coding sequence ATGAAAATTTCCTACAACTGGCTTAAGGAATATATCAATATAAATCTTGAACCGGCAGCTGTTGCCGAAATTCTTACCGACACCGGACTTGAGGTGGAAGGTGTAGATGAAATTGAAACCATAAAAGGTGGACTAAAAGGCGTGGTGATTGGCGAAGTGCTTACTTGCGAACAACACCCCAATGCTGACCGTCTTCGCAAGACTACAGTAAATGTAGGTGGAGAAACTCCATTAGAAATTGTGTGTGGTGCGCCAAATGTGGCAGCTGGCCAAAAGGTAGTTGTGGCTACCGTAGGTACCATCATTTACACCGAAGAAGGTGATTTCACAATTAAGAAAAGTAAAATCCGCGGTGAAGTTTCAGAAGGAATGATTTGCGCTGAGGATGAGCTCGGAATGGGGCAATCTCACGATGGCATTATGGTTCTTCCCGCTGAAGCGAAAGTTGGAACTCCAGCTGCTGAGTATTTCAAAATTGAAAGTGATTTTGTTTTCGAAATTGGCCTTACGCCAAACCGTACCGATGCCATGTGTCATTTTGGAGTAGCTCGCGATTTACGCGCTGCTCTTATCCGCCAAGGAAAAGAAGGTGTAGAATCTGCTTTACCAACTGTTTCTTCATTTAGCGTTTCCGCAAAAGATTTACCCTTTACCATAAAAGTAGAAGACACCGATGCTTGCCCTCGCTATGCTGGTGTTTCGCTTAAAAATATAAAAGTTGGCCCATCACCTGACTGGTTACAAAATCGCCTTCGTGCGATTGGCATTGGCCCTATCAACAATGTGGTGGATATTACCAACTATGTACTTCACGAAACAGGGCACCCGCTTCATGCTTTTGATGCCAAGGAAATTGCTGGCAACACCATCGTTGTAAAGCATCTTCCGGCAGGGTCCAAGTTTACCACTTTGGACGACAAAGAGCGCGAACTTGATGCTAACGACTTAATGATTTGTGACACCGAAAAACCTGTAGCCATCGCTGGTGTAATGGGCGGTTTGCATTCAGGCGTAAGCGAAAAAACTACTGAGGTGTTTATTGAAGCAGCTTATTTCAATTCTGTTTCGGTTCGTAAAACGGCCAAGAGACACGCTTTGAATACCGATGCTTCATTTAGATATGAGCGTGGCGTAGATCCTGAAATGACAATTTACGCGCTAAAGCGTGCGGCTATTATGATGCGCGACATTTGTGGTGGTGAAATTTCGATGGACATCAAAGATGAATATCCAACTGAAATTGAGCACACCGAAATTGAGGTGAATCTAGATCGCATCAATACTTTGATAGGTCAGGAAATAGAACCGCATATGGTTCGTAAAATCCTTAATGCACTTGACATTCAAATAAAGTCGGATAATGGCAATGATACACTTTTGCTTTCCGTGCCTCCATACCGTGCAGATGTAACTCGCGAAGCTGATATTGTAGAAGAAATACTTCGCATTTATGGTTTTAACGCCATTGATATCGGGCACAAAATGCACATTTCTGTAGCGCAAACGGATCAAAAAAGTGAGGCGCGTTACCGCGAAAAAGTTAGCTCGGCACTCAGTGCCCGTGGTTTTAATGAAATCATGAACAACTCTTTAACCAAGAGTTCATACTACGCAGGCAATGGCTTTAAAGAAGAAGAATCTGTAGCTATGCTAAATCCGCTTAGTCAGGATTTAGGCGTGATGCGTCAGACTTTAATTTTTGGAGCTTTAGAAACTGTGTCTCGCAATGCTAACCGCCAGCGCCCCAACCTTAGCTTGTACGAGTTTGGAAAGGTGTACCAAAATATTGATGGCAAATACAGCGAGCAACAACGCTTAGCTATTACTAAAACCGGAAATCAGCAGGCAGAAGTGTGGAAAGCACCAGCCGGAAAAACTGATTTCTATTACTTAAAAGCAGAAGTAGAATTTATCCTTACTTCTCTTGGTTTCAGCAACTGGTCGGAGCAAGAAGTAGAAAACCCGATGTATGATTTTGCCTTGGGTATTTTCATCAATAAGCAGGAGGTGATCACTTTGGGTAAAGTAAATTCGGCTGTAGCCAAAAAAGCAGAGGTAAAACAAGACGTTTTTGTAGCTGATTTCAACTGGGAATATTTAGCCAAAAAAGCAAAGAAAAACACCATCATGTTCCAAGAGCTTCCAAAGTATCCGGAGGTTCGCAGAGATTTAGCTTTGCTTTTGGATAAAGGTGTAAACTACACAGACTTGAAGCAGACCGCAGAACGTAGCGAAAAGAAGATTCTCCGTAAGGTAAACTTGTTTGATGTGTACGAAGGCAAAAATCTGCCAGAAGGCAAAAAGTCATACGCCATGAGTTTTGTGATGCGCGATGATGAAAAAACCCTGAACGACAAACAAGTTGATAAAGTGATGGAAAAAATTCTTGGTAGCTTTAAGCACCAATATGGTGCAGAGCTTAGATAG
- a CDS encoding thioredoxin family protein encodes MKNLFLLFALVASTFTFAQESINWMSIEEAEAAAKENPKKIVIDVYTDWCGWCKKMDKDTFKNEKIAEYVNENFYAVKFNAEQKDSIVFQGHTFKFVAQGKRGYHELAAALLNGKMSYPHMVYLDEELKMIQPIPGYMAPAQFEEVIKFIGSDSYKKTPFDDYKKTFVSEL; translated from the coding sequence ATGAAAAACCTATTTCTACTTTTTGCTCTAGTCGCTTCTACTTTCACTTTTGCTCAGGAGAGCATAAATTGGATGAGCATAGAAGAAGCCGAAGCTGCCGCCAAAGAAAACCCAAAGAAGATTGTGATTGACGTATACACTGACTGGTGTGGCTGGTGCAAAAAGATGGATAAGGATACCTTCAAAAATGAAAAGATTGCCGAGTATGTAAACGAAAACTTCTACGCTGTAAAGTTTAATGCCGAGCAAAAAGACTCCATCGTTTTTCAAGGTCACACTTTCAAGTTTGTAGCTCAAGGCAAAAGAGGCTACCACGAATTGGCTGCAGCTCTTCTAAATGGAAAAATGTCTTACCCGCACATGGTATACCTTGATGAAGAATTAAAAATGATTCAGCCCATCCCTGGCTATATGGCTCCTGCCCAGTTTGAAGAAGTTATCAAGTTTATCGGCAGTGATAGCTACAAGAAAACTCCTTTTGACGATTATAAGAAGACTTTCGTTTCGGAGCTTTAG
- a CDS encoding peptide MFS transporter — MANAIAASKQELWGHPKGLYVLFLTEMWERFSYYGMRAILVIYMIATATDPNGPGLGWTDLQAYQLYGWYVMLVYVVSIPGGILADKLLGQKKTVLFGAITLVLGHGTLAIEQDWAFFAGLGLIILGVGMLKPNISTMVGGLYKKGDIRRDKGFSIFYIGINLGSLLATTLVGLVVAEWGWHAGFGMAGVAMLLGLLVYIGGQKYLEGVGNKPTEESKADDVSIPELFGKLLKSPLHLGIVVVLLALSIYAGFTFEGVDHWGYGALFIFLSLVVGMMMMIYKELKTKVDKDRFIVLLLSFLIVIVFWGAFEQAGGLMSVYTETKTDRMLFGWEVPTPMFQGLNAGFITLFAVSVASFWARRKMKGKEASSIFKMAVGTIIMGLGFVWMVAAVKDYEAGGSSSMIWLVLAYFFHTIGELSSSPVSLSFITKLAPAKFASLMMGLYFAATGLGGKVAGILGENSAEYGEYTIFAGITIFTVLFGLLVIALLKPLKRLTHGAEEEEKDMSRDEAEVVMHEN, encoded by the coding sequence ATGGCAAACGCTATAGCAGCATCTAAGCAGGAACTTTGGGGACACCCTAAAGGATTATACGTTCTCTTTTTAACAGAGATGTGGGAGCGCTTTTCATACTACGGTATGCGCGCAATCCTTGTAATTTATATGATTGCCACCGCTACTGACCCCAACGGCCCAGGCCTTGGTTGGACAGACTTGCAGGCGTACCAATTGTATGGATGGTATGTAATGTTGGTGTACGTGGTTTCCATTCCCGGAGGTATACTCGCGGATAAGCTGCTAGGGCAAAAGAAAACTGTCCTCTTTGGTGCCATCACGCTGGTGCTGGGTCATGGTACTCTAGCCATTGAACAAGACTGGGCGTTCTTTGCTGGTCTGGGTCTTATTATTTTAGGAGTAGGTATGCTTAAGCCCAATATCTCAACTATGGTGGGTGGTCTTTATAAAAAAGGCGACATCCGTAGAGATAAAGGATTTAGCATTTTCTATATCGGTATTAACCTTGGGTCACTTTTGGCGACAACCCTTGTAGGATTGGTAGTAGCTGAATGGGGATGGCATGCAGGTTTTGGTATGGCCGGAGTTGCTATGCTTCTTGGACTGCTCGTGTATATTGGTGGTCAAAAATATCTGGAAGGAGTAGGTAACAAGCCTACTGAAGAAAGTAAGGCTGACGATGTTTCTATTCCTGAACTGTTTGGAAAACTTCTAAAATCACCATTGCATTTAGGCATTGTGGTTGTCCTATTGGCTTTGTCCATTTATGCTGGTTTCACCTTTGAAGGTGTTGATCATTGGGGTTACGGAGCTCTATTTATCTTCCTTTCACTTGTGGTAGGTATGATGATGATGATTTACAAAGAGCTAAAAACCAAAGTGGATAAAGACCGCTTTATTGTACTTCTACTTTCTTTCCTTATCGTAATTGTATTCTGGGGAGCGTTTGAGCAAGCCGGTGGTTTGATGTCTGTTTACACAGAAACAAAAACTGATAGAATGCTATTTGGCTGGGAAGTTCCTACTCCTATGTTCCAAGGGTTGAACGCGGGTTTTATCACACTATTTGCTGTATCTGTTGCAAGCTTTTGGGCACGCAGAAAAATGAAAGGCAAGGAAGCTTCTTCAATTTTTAAAATGGCCGTTGGTACCATTATCATGGGATTAGGTTTTGTATGGATGGTAGCGGCAGTAAAAGATTACGAAGCAGGTGGCAGCTCTAGCATGATTTGGTTGGTGCTAGCTTATTTCTTCCACACTATTGGTGAATTGAGTTCATCTCCGGTTTCTCTATCCTTTATTACCAAACTGGCTCCAGCAAAATTCGCATCACTTATGATGGGTCTCTACTTTGCTGCAACAGGTTTGGGAGGAAAAGTAGCGGGTATACTTGGTGAAAACTCTGCCGAATATGGCGAGTACACCATATTCGCAGGAATCACCATTTTCACCGTTCTATTTGGTCTTTTGGTAATTGCTTTACTTAAACCTCTAAAGCGCCTTACACATGGTGCAGAGGAAGAAGAGAAAGACATGAGCCGAGACGAAGCCGAAGTGGTAATGCACGAGAACTAA
- a CDS encoding S9 family peptidase codes for MIRTTFSVLMLVGMCFQASAQGKKVTLEDVWKRYEFAARSTSALNSMNDGLHYTAITKTDNGPTLEKFSYKTGESVGLIISANVIEEQTGKRVNFVDYEFSPNEDKVLLATDQESIYRHSSKSRYYVYDLKNGKLDSLATEGKQQLATFSPTRNQVAFVKDNRLHIQDFDSGSRELISFGKGEDDAFIAGAVDWVYEEEFSFHKGFEWSPDGDYIAYYQTDEREVPQFTMDIYGKGLYPSEDEFKYPKAGEPNSDVSIHLFDVKKKADTKVELTNDYEYIPRIKWTTEDDELVIYSMNRLQNQLTLWKVDAKSAGANVLYQENAPAYLEINDNLRFLKDGSFIWTSERDGFMHIYHMGKDGSIKKQITKGNWDVTEFYGFDEDGKTFYYQAAEESPMERAVYSIKLNGSGKKKLSTQKGWNDAEFSNGFKFYINTYSSKDVPTLETLHNSKGEVLRTITDNAALKTKLRSYDIAQKNFFKFENEEGTELNGWMIKPQNFEEGKKYPVLMFVYGGPGSQTVKNQYDGFNHFYYQSLANQGYIIVSVDNRGTGARGRDFRTVTYKQLGKYEIEDQISAAKYLGGLPYVDKGRIGIWGWSYGGYMSSLGLTKGAEVFTMAIAVAPVTNWRFYDSIYTERYMDTPQNNGNGYDDNSPINHVEKMRGKYLLVHGSADDNVHVQNTMRMVSALVAADKQFDLFIYPDKNHGIYGGNTRFHLYKMMNDFILENL; via the coding sequence ATGATAAGGACTACATTTTCTGTACTAATGCTTGTTGGAATGTGCTTTCAAGCTTCCGCCCAAGGTAAAAAAGTTACCCTTGAAGATGTGTGGAAACGCTATGAATTTGCAGCACGCAGTACCTCAGCTTTAAATTCAATGAATGACGGACTACACTATACCGCCATCACCAAAACAGACAATGGCCCAACACTTGAAAAATTCAGCTACAAAACCGGTGAATCGGTAGGCCTTATTATTTCGGCAAATGTAATTGAAGAGCAAACCGGAAAGCGTGTAAATTTTGTGGATTATGAGTTTAGCCCAAATGAAGACAAAGTTCTTTTGGCTACAGACCAGGAGTCGATTTATCGCCACTCCAGCAAAAGCCGTTACTACGTTTATGACCTTAAAAATGGCAAGCTAGATTCACTGGCAACTGAAGGAAAACAACAATTGGCCACTTTTTCACCTACGAGAAATCAAGTAGCTTTTGTAAAAGATAATCGTCTGCACATTCAGGATTTTGATAGCGGCAGTCGTGAGCTTATTTCTTTTGGAAAAGGAGAAGATGACGCCTTTATTGCTGGTGCCGTTGACTGGGTTTACGAAGAAGAATTTAGCTTTCACAAAGGTTTTGAGTGGTCTCCTGACGGAGATTACATAGCCTATTATCAGACTGACGAAAGGGAAGTTCCACAGTTTACCATGGACATCTATGGTAAAGGTCTTTATCCATCAGAAGATGAATTTAAATACCCAAAAGCAGGTGAACCAAATAGTGATGTAAGCATTCACCTTTTTGATGTAAAAAAGAAGGCTGACACTAAGGTAGAATTGACAAATGATTACGAATACATTCCACGTATAAAGTGGACTACAGAAGATGATGAGCTGGTAATTTACAGCATGAATCGTTTGCAAAATCAGCTTACCCTTTGGAAAGTAGATGCTAAAAGTGCTGGTGCAAATGTGCTTTATCAGGAAAATGCTCCTGCTTACCTTGAGATTAACGACAACCTTAGATTTTTGAAAGACGGCAGTTTTATTTGGACCAGCGAGCGTGATGGCTTTATGCATATTTACCATATGGGTAAGGATGGTTCTATTAAAAAGCAAATCACCAAAGGAAATTGGGACGTAACCGAGTTTTACGGATTTGATGAAGATGGCAAAACTTTTTACTATCAAGCTGCTGAAGAATCGCCAATGGAGCGAGCAGTTTACAGCATCAAATTAAACGGAAGTGGAAAGAAAAAGCTTTCTACACAAAAGGGCTGGAACGATGCTGAATTTAGCAATGGCTTCAAATTTTACATCAACACCTATTCTAGTAAGGATGTGCCAACGCTGGAAACTTTGCACAATAGTAAAGGTGAAGTACTAAGAACCATCACTGACAATGCTGCGCTTAAAACCAAACTGCGCTCATATGACATCGCTCAAAAGAATTTCTTCAAGTTTGAAAATGAAGAAGGAACCGAACTTAACGGCTGGATGATAAAGCCTCAAAACTTTGAAGAAGGCAAAAAGTATCCTGTACTTATGTTTGTGTACGGTGGCCCTGGATCACAAACTGTGAAAAATCAATATGATGGTTTCAACCACTTTTATTACCAAAGCTTAGCCAACCAAGGTTACATTATAGTATCCGTAGACAATAGAGGTACTGGCGCTCGTGGTCGCGATTTCCGCACCGTTACGTACAAGCAATTGGGGAAATATGAAATCGAAGATCAAATTTCGGCAGCCAAATATTTAGGCGGACTTCCTTATGTAGACAAAGGCCGTATCGGGATTTGGGGATGGAGCTATGGTGGCTACATGAGCAGCTTGGGCCTTACCAAGGGTGCCGAAGTATTTACAATGGCCATTGCCGTGGCTCCTGTTACCAACTGGAGATTTTATGACAGCATCTATACTGAGCGCTACATGGATACCCCACAAAACAACGGTAACGGATACGATGACAATTCGCCCATCAACCACGTAGAAAAAATGCGCGGAAAATATCTTTTGGTACACGGATCAGCCGATGATAATGTGCACGTGCAAAACACCATGCGTATGGTTAGTGCACTGGTAGCAGCCGATAAGCAATTTGACCTTTTCATTTACCCAGACAAGAATCACGGAATATATGGTGGCAACACGCGCTTCCACCTTTACAAAATGATGAATGATTTCATTTTGGAAAACCTATAG
- a CDS encoding FAD-binding oxidoreductase, with translation MHYNSITPELSSKIERVVGKDNVYTSNEDLEKYSHDETEDFSFLPELVVKPASADEVATILKICTEHKIPVTPSGARTGLSGGALPLFGGVNLSLERMNKIIEIDERNLQATVEPGVINQVFHEACKEKGLFYPPDPSSWGSCFLGGNLALNAGGPKAVKYGVTNAYVLNLEVALPTGEIIWTGANVLKNSTGFNLTQLMVGSEGTLGVITKAVFRLIPYPKQNLLMLVPFASAEKACEAVSAIFRAGITPSGMEFMERDAIDWTLKYVEDVQLLIGEEVQAHLLIEVDGDHEEVLFKDCEKITEIVADFDAGEVLFADNQNDKDALWKLRRRVGEAVKSNSVYKEEDTVVPRAELPKLLKGVKEIGAKYGFKSVCYGHAGDGNLHVNIVKADMSDDAWENELPKGIREIFELVKSLGGTISGEHGIGYVQKDYLDVVFSDKVLDLQRSIKQAFDPAGIMNPGKVFN, from the coding sequence ATGCACTACAATAGTATCACTCCGGAGCTGAGTAGCAAAATTGAAAGGGTAGTGGGCAAAGATAATGTCTACACCTCAAATGAAGACCTTGAGAAATACTCACATGATGAAACTGAGGATTTTAGCTTTTTGCCAGAGCTTGTGGTAAAGCCGGCTTCAGCGGATGAGGTGGCGACTATTCTCAAGATTTGTACAGAGCATAAAATTCCGGTTACCCCCTCTGGTGCAAGAACGGGGTTGAGCGGTGGAGCACTTCCTCTATTTGGAGGTGTAAACCTTTCGCTGGAGCGAATGAATAAAATTATTGAAATAGATGAGCGAAATCTTCAAGCTACCGTAGAGCCAGGGGTTATCAATCAAGTGTTTCATGAAGCATGTAAAGAGAAAGGCCTTTTTTACCCACCTGACCCAAGTAGCTGGGGAAGTTGTTTTTTAGGTGGCAACCTTGCCCTAAATGCTGGTGGCCCCAAAGCGGTAAAATATGGAGTGACCAATGCTTATGTTCTAAATCTTGAAGTAGCTCTGCCCACGGGAGAAATAATTTGGACCGGAGCCAATGTTTTAAAGAACAGTACAGGTTTTAACCTTACACAACTTATGGTGGGAAGTGAAGGAACACTTGGTGTAATCACTAAAGCGGTGTTTCGACTAATTCCTTACCCAAAGCAAAACTTGTTGATGTTGGTTCCTTTCGCTTCCGCGGAAAAAGCATGTGAAGCTGTATCTGCAATTTTTAGAGCAGGAATCACGCCAAGCGGCATGGAGTTTATGGAGCGCGATGCTATCGATTGGACTCTAAAATATGTGGAAGATGTTCAGCTTCTCATTGGCGAAGAAGTGCAGGCGCATTTATTAATAGAGGTAGACGGAGATCATGAAGAAGTGCTTTTTAAAGACTGCGAAAAAATAACAGAAATAGTAGCAGATTTTGATGCAGGAGAAGTGCTATTTGCTGATAACCAAAATGATAAAGATGCCTTATGGAAATTGAGGCGAAGAGTAGGAGAGGCCGTAAAGTCAAATTCTGTATATAAAGAAGAGGATACCGTGGTGCCAAGAGCTGAATTGCCCAAACTACTAAAAGGTGTAAAAGAGATTGGTGCGAAGTATGGTTTTAAGTCTGTGTGCTACGGCCATGCTGGTGATGGCAACTTGCACGTAAACATTGTAAAAGCCGATATGAGTGACGATGCCTGGGAAAATGAACTGCCCAAAGGCATCCGTGAAATATTTGAATTGGTAAAAAGCCTTGGGGGAACCATAAGTGGCGAACATGGAATTGGTTATGTTCAAAAAGATTATCTCGATGTGGTTTTTTCTGATAAAGTGCTTGATTTGCAAAGGAGTATAAAGCAAGCTTTTGACCCTGCTGGAATTATGAACCCGGGGAAGGTGTTCAATTAA
- a CDS encoding T9SS type A sorting domain-containing protein → MKKSLLLLALSLFASSTFASHVLGGEITWEKTSTGQFIFELRLYKECGGTAAGLGSIQTIIGPNDTITVSLQSQLDISPVCLGSGQIACNTSTTGQGAVEMFTYRNTTPVTLTGVPPAAGWDFYFSHCCRPAGIVNLTNPTSAAYFLKSTMYPGAASSSPKFTRTVNQVLTNYNSTYIVHAESDNMEDSLYYNLVPARSSQSGLASYSPGYSGSSPFPSSLTNAGNGAVSIDGNTGLITYDIQVATNGSYVLAVEVEQWRNGTLFSKVYRDFSVVYGGSSATNSSPITYIDTSVYKAVTQLSPYAYKAIVTVGDTLDFSMGSTDTDINQSTLLPQQIAFDAFGSSLDVSYSFTGISGGALVSPVAPQVGYVKSLNNNINFNWAVTSAHYSASNNSHFFNFSFRDDHCPYPGVSNITLQVVVRKAAEISADTLSICLGDSVMLEGYTKSGNYSWMPTAGLSDPTVASPKASPSASGYYYLNDPVNGVSDSVYVEVTSPAAFTLVQNGGLIELTDANPSTSTIWYYNGVPFYYPHDTLPILGYGNYWVKGEVGACTLFSDTVTINTGSSFSVSDPSMGNYNGTNLPVAGSHGMTFNLSQSANLQSVSIPGLMDLFAKKSSGYNLNLKVYDANQTEVYTTDVTLQRPMNGLVTIPVNYSLSANTDYTVVISGDSAYTFSMLENLSYPMTPFNNGITVKGSYEGSFEQFPTQPSSYLLPFTLNTDVQVVSINENEAPSFRIYPNPVANHFTVEGLIGKSEIQIVDVNGKLVSEISSVENAITVERGDLSAGMYFVKISDSNTTSIQRVMFE, encoded by the coding sequence ATGAAAAAATCACTACTTCTATTAGCACTCTCACTTTTTGCTTCTAGTACTTTTGCAAGCCATGTTTTAGGTGGGGAAATCACCTGGGAGAAGACATCTACTGGTCAGTTTATTTTTGAGTTAAGACTTTACAAAGAATGTGGAGGAACTGCGGCTGGTCTGGGTTCTATTCAAACAATAATAGGGCCCAATGATACTATTACGGTTTCGTTGCAAAGTCAATTGGATATTTCTCCAGTTTGTTTAGGTTCTGGTCAAATTGCTTGCAATACATCAACTACAGGGCAAGGTGCGGTAGAAATGTTCACCTATAGAAATACAACCCCCGTAACGCTCACAGGAGTGCCTCCAGCGGCTGGTTGGGATTTTTATTTTAGTCATTGTTGCAGACCTGCTGGAATCGTTAATTTGACAAACCCCACAAGTGCCGCCTATTTTTTAAAATCCACAATGTACCCAGGCGCAGCCTCTAGTTCACCGAAATTTACGCGCACGGTAAATCAGGTTTTAACGAACTATAACAGTACTTACATAGTGCATGCAGAGTCTGATAATATGGAGGATTCTCTTTATTATAATTTAGTTCCAGCGAGGTCGTCTCAAAGCGGTTTGGCTTCTTACAGTCCGGGGTATAGTGGTTCAAGTCCGTTTCCAAGCTCTTTAACAAATGCTGGGAACGGAGCAGTCTCCATTGATGGTAATACAGGTTTGATAACATATGATATACAAGTGGCGACAAATGGAAGTTACGTGCTTGCTGTAGAGGTGGAACAATGGAGAAACGGTACATTGTTTAGTAAAGTTTACCGTGATTTCTCGGTTGTATATGGTGGAAGTTCTGCCACCAATTCAAGCCCTATTACCTATATCGATACCTCAGTGTACAAGGCCGTGACACAATTGTCTCCATACGCTTATAAAGCTATTGTAACTGTTGGTGATACTTTGGACTTTAGCATGGGAAGTACTGACACGGATATAAATCAATCTACATTGCTTCCACAGCAAATTGCGTTTGATGCCTTTGGCTCAAGTTTAGATGTTTCGTACAGTTTTACTGGAATTTCAGGAGGAGCATTAGTTAGCCCTGTAGCTCCGCAAGTTGGGTATGTTAAAAGTTTAAATAATAATATCAACTTCAATTGGGCAGTAACTTCAGCTCATTATAGTGCTTCCAACAATTCACACTTTTTTAATTTTAGTTTTAGAGACGATCATTGCCCGTATCCGGGAGTTTCCAACATAACCCTTCAGGTGGTTGTGCGGAAAGCTGCCGAAATTTCTGCAGATACTCTATCAATATGTTTGGGAGATTCAGTGATGCTTGAAGGATATACCAAAAGCGGTAATTATTCTTGGATGCCAACTGCAGGCTTGTCTGATCCAACTGTGGCTAGCCCAAAGGCATCACCAAGTGCATCGGGTTATTATTATTTGAATGATCCGGTAAATGGTGTTAGTGACTCGGTGTACGTGGAAGTAACAAGTCCGGCTGCATTTACTCTAGTCCAAAATGGAGGCTTAATTGAACTGACTGATGCTAATCCTTCTACTAGCACTATTTGGTATTATAATGGTGTTCCATTTTACTATCCCCATGATACTCTGCCCATTTTAGGGTATGGTAACTATTGGGTAAAGGGTGAGGTAGGAGCATGTACCTTATTCTCTGATACAGTAACTATTAATACCGGTTCTTCCTTTTCAGTTTCTGACCCAAGTATGGGAAACTATAATGGTACTAATTTACCAGTTGCGGGAAGTCATGGAATGACTTTCAACTTGAGTCAATCGGCCAACTTACAGTCGGTAAGTATTCCTGGTTTGATGGATTTGTTTGCAAAAAAATCCAGCGGTTATAATTTAAACCTTAAGGTTTATGATGCTAATCAAACGGAGGTTTATACTACTGATGTTACTCTACAACGCCCTATGAATGGGCTGGTTACTATTCCGGTGAATTATAGCCTTTCTGCAAATACAGATTATACCGTGGTAATAAGTGGTGATTCCGCATACACTTTTAGTATGCTCGAAAACTTAAGCTATCCGATGACTCCATTTAATAATGGAATTACAGTAAAGGGGTCATATGAAGGGAGCTTTGAGCAATTCCCAACACAGCCTTCAAGCTATCTACTCCCATTTACATTAAATACAGATGTTCAGGTGGTAAGCATAAATGAAAATGAGGCTCCAAGTTTTAGGATTTATCCAAATCCTGTAGCTAACCATTTTACCGTGGAAGGATTAATAGGAAAAAGTGAAATTCAAATTGTGGATGTAAACGGAAAGTTGGTTTCTGAAATAAGCTCTGTAGAAAATGCGATAACCGTAGAGAGAGGCGATTTATCTGCAGGAATGTATTTTGTTAAAATATCAGATTCAAATACTACATCGATACAGAGGGTGATGTTTGAGTAA